A region from the Cannabis sativa cultivar Pink pepper isolate KNU-18-1 chromosome 9, ASM2916894v1, whole genome shotgun sequence genome encodes:
- the LOC115722533 gene encoding CBL-interacting serine/threonine-protein kinase 8 isoform X1 has translation MVVRKVGKYEIGRTIGEGTFAKVKFAQNTETGESVAMKVLDRNTIIKHKMVDQIKREISVMKLVRHPHVVRLFEVLASRTKIYIILEYVTGGELFDKIAQQGRLSEADSRRYFQQLIDGVDYCHSKGVYHRDLKPENLLLDSQGNLKISDFGLSALPEQGVSLLRTTCGTPNYVAPEVLGHKGYDGAVADVWSCGVILYVLMAGYLPFDELDLTTLYSKIERAEFSCPTWFPVGAKSLIYRILDPNPVTRITIQQIRDDEWFKKNYVSVRLFEYEDVNLDDVNAFFDDPPEEERETEPRRNEEMGPLILNAFDLIILSQGLNLATLFDRGQESMKYQTRFVSQKPAKVVLSSMEVVAQSMGFKTHIRNYKMRVEGSTTDKNTQFSVIMEIFEVAPTFFMVDIQKAAGDASEYLKVGVFLVIIFYFNIWMVNKMIGFNNAVVQFYKSFCGNLDDIIWKPPNESSKSRFSKSRSKRR, from the exons atggtgGTGAGAAAAGTAGGTAAGTATGAGATTGGGAGGACGATCGGTGAAGGGACTTTTGCTAAGGTTAAGTTTGCTCAGAATACTGAGACTGGTGAGAGTGTGGCCATGAAAGTTTTGGATCGAAATACCATCATCAAACACAAGATGGTTGACCAG ATTAAGAGAGAGATATCGGTAATGAAGCTCGTTAGGCATCCTCATGTTGTGCGTTTATTCGAG GTTTTAGCAAGTCGAACTAAGATTTATATAATCTTGGAGTATGTTACAGGTGGTGAACTGTTTGATAAAATA GCTCAACAAGGACGTCTTAGTGAAGCTGATTCTCGAAGATACTTTCAACAACTTATCGATGGTGTCGATTATTGCCATAGTAAGGGGGTATATCACAGGGACCTAAAG CCTGAAAATCTTCTACTtgattctcaaggaaatttgaAGATTTCAGATTTCGGTTTGAGTGCTTTGCCTGAACAA GGAGTTAGTCTCCTTCGGACAACCTGCGGTACTCCAAATTATGTAGCACCTGAA GTACTCGGTCACAAGGGTTATGATGGTGCTGTAGCAGATGTTTGGTCATGTGGAGTTATCCTTTATGTTCTTATGGCGGGATACCTTCCATTTGACGAGCTTGATCTCACCACTCTTTACAGTAAG ATTGAGAGGGCCGAGTTTTCTTGCCCAACATGGTTTCCGGTTGGAGCCAAATCCTTGATATATAGAATTTTAGACCCGAATCCTGTTACT CGTATCACAATTCAACAGATCAGAGATGACGAGTGGTTTAAGAAGAATTATGTCTCTGTTAGACTTTTTGAATATGAAGATGTAAACCTGGATGATGTGAATGCCTTTTTCGATGATCCTCCTGAG GAAGAAAGGGAAACCGAGCCACGTCGAAATGAAGAAATGGGTCCTTTGATTCTCAATGCATTCGACTTAATAATTTTATCTCAAGGATTAAACCTTGCAACACTGTTTGATCGTGGCCAG GAATCTATGAAATATCAAACACGCTTTGTTTCGCAAAAGCCCGCAAAGGTTGTTTTATCGAGCATGGAAGTTGTTGCACAATCAATGGGTTTTAAGACTCACATTCGAAATTATAAG ATGAGAGTGGAAGGCTCAACAACAGATAAGAATACTCAGTTCTCGGTTATAATGGAA atATTTGAAGTTGCTCCAACATTTTTTATGGTGGACATTCAAAAAGCAGCCGGAGATGCTAGCGAGTACCTCAAGGTCGGTGTTTTTCTcgttatcattttttatttcaatatttGGATGGTAAATAAGATGATTGGATTCAATAATGCTGTGGTGCAGTTTTACAAGAGTTTTTGTGGCAATCTGGACGATATCATCTGGAAACCACCTAATGAATCGAGCAAATCAAGGTTCTCTAAGAGCAGGAGTAAAAGGAGATGA
- the LOC115722533 gene encoding CBL-interacting serine/threonine-protein kinase 8 isoform X3, protein MVVRKVGKYEIGRTIGEGTFAKVKFAQNTETGESVAMKVLDRNTIIKHKMVDQIKREISVMKLVRHPHVVRLFEVLASRTKIYIILEYVTGGELFDKIAQQGRLSEADSRRYFQQLIDGVDYCHSKGVYHRDLKPENLLLDSQGNLKISDFGLSALPEQGVSLLRTTCGTPNYVAPEVLGHKGYDGAVADVWSCGVILYVLMAGYLPFDELDLTTLYSKIERAEFSCPTWFPVGAKSLIYRILDPNPVTRITIQQIRDDEWFKKNYVSVRLFEYEDVNLDDVNAFFDDPPEEERETEPRRNEEMGPLILNAFDLIILSQGLNLATLFDRGQFYVSQF, encoded by the exons atggtgGTGAGAAAAGTAGGTAAGTATGAGATTGGGAGGACGATCGGTGAAGGGACTTTTGCTAAGGTTAAGTTTGCTCAGAATACTGAGACTGGTGAGAGTGTGGCCATGAAAGTTTTGGATCGAAATACCATCATCAAACACAAGATGGTTGACCAG ATTAAGAGAGAGATATCGGTAATGAAGCTCGTTAGGCATCCTCATGTTGTGCGTTTATTCGAG GTTTTAGCAAGTCGAACTAAGATTTATATAATCTTGGAGTATGTTACAGGTGGTGAACTGTTTGATAAAATA GCTCAACAAGGACGTCTTAGTGAAGCTGATTCTCGAAGATACTTTCAACAACTTATCGATGGTGTCGATTATTGCCATAGTAAGGGGGTATATCACAGGGACCTAAAG CCTGAAAATCTTCTACTtgattctcaaggaaatttgaAGATTTCAGATTTCGGTTTGAGTGCTTTGCCTGAACAA GGAGTTAGTCTCCTTCGGACAACCTGCGGTACTCCAAATTATGTAGCACCTGAA GTACTCGGTCACAAGGGTTATGATGGTGCTGTAGCAGATGTTTGGTCATGTGGAGTTATCCTTTATGTTCTTATGGCGGGATACCTTCCATTTGACGAGCTTGATCTCACCACTCTTTACAGTAAG ATTGAGAGGGCCGAGTTTTCTTGCCCAACATGGTTTCCGGTTGGAGCCAAATCCTTGATATATAGAATTTTAGACCCGAATCCTGTTACT CGTATCACAATTCAACAGATCAGAGATGACGAGTGGTTTAAGAAGAATTATGTCTCTGTTAGACTTTTTGAATATGAAGATGTAAACCTGGATGATGTGAATGCCTTTTTCGATGATCCTCCTGAG GAAGAAAGGGAAACCGAGCCACGTCGAAATGAAGAAATGGGTCCTTTGATTCTCAATGCATTCGACTTAATAATTTTATCTCAAGGATTAAACCTTGCAACACTGTTTGATCGTGGCCAG ttttatgtttctcaatTCTAG
- the LOC115722533 gene encoding CBL-interacting serine/threonine-protein kinase 8 isoform X2 → MVVRKVGKYEIGRTIGEGTFAKVKFAQNTETGESVAMKVLDRNTIIKHKMVDQIKREISVMKLVRHPHVVRLFEVLASRTKIYIILEYVTGGELFDKIAQQGRLSEADSRRYFQQLIDGVDYCHSKGVYHRDLKPENLLLDSQGNLKISDFGLSALPEQGVSLLRTTCGTPNYVAPEVLGHKGYDGAVADVWSCGVILYVLMAGYLPFDELDLTTLYSKIERAEFSCPTWFPVGAKSLIYRILDPNPVTRITIQQIRDDEWFKKNYVSVRLFEYEDVNLDDVNAFFDDPPEEERETEPRRNEEMGPLILNAFDLIILSQGLNLATLFDRGQESMKYQTRFVSQKPAKVVLSSMEVVAQSMGFKTHIRNYKMRVEGSTTDKNTQFSVIMEIFEVAPTFFMVDIQKAAGDASEYLKFYKSFCGNLDDIIWKPPNESSKSRFSKSRSKRR, encoded by the exons atggtgGTGAGAAAAGTAGGTAAGTATGAGATTGGGAGGACGATCGGTGAAGGGACTTTTGCTAAGGTTAAGTTTGCTCAGAATACTGAGACTGGTGAGAGTGTGGCCATGAAAGTTTTGGATCGAAATACCATCATCAAACACAAGATGGTTGACCAG ATTAAGAGAGAGATATCGGTAATGAAGCTCGTTAGGCATCCTCATGTTGTGCGTTTATTCGAG GTTTTAGCAAGTCGAACTAAGATTTATATAATCTTGGAGTATGTTACAGGTGGTGAACTGTTTGATAAAATA GCTCAACAAGGACGTCTTAGTGAAGCTGATTCTCGAAGATACTTTCAACAACTTATCGATGGTGTCGATTATTGCCATAGTAAGGGGGTATATCACAGGGACCTAAAG CCTGAAAATCTTCTACTtgattctcaaggaaatttgaAGATTTCAGATTTCGGTTTGAGTGCTTTGCCTGAACAA GGAGTTAGTCTCCTTCGGACAACCTGCGGTACTCCAAATTATGTAGCACCTGAA GTACTCGGTCACAAGGGTTATGATGGTGCTGTAGCAGATGTTTGGTCATGTGGAGTTATCCTTTATGTTCTTATGGCGGGATACCTTCCATTTGACGAGCTTGATCTCACCACTCTTTACAGTAAG ATTGAGAGGGCCGAGTTTTCTTGCCCAACATGGTTTCCGGTTGGAGCCAAATCCTTGATATATAGAATTTTAGACCCGAATCCTGTTACT CGTATCACAATTCAACAGATCAGAGATGACGAGTGGTTTAAGAAGAATTATGTCTCTGTTAGACTTTTTGAATATGAAGATGTAAACCTGGATGATGTGAATGCCTTTTTCGATGATCCTCCTGAG GAAGAAAGGGAAACCGAGCCACGTCGAAATGAAGAAATGGGTCCTTTGATTCTCAATGCATTCGACTTAATAATTTTATCTCAAGGATTAAACCTTGCAACACTGTTTGATCGTGGCCAG GAATCTATGAAATATCAAACACGCTTTGTTTCGCAAAAGCCCGCAAAGGTTGTTTTATCGAGCATGGAAGTTGTTGCACAATCAATGGGTTTTAAGACTCACATTCGAAATTATAAG ATGAGAGTGGAAGGCTCAACAACAGATAAGAATACTCAGTTCTCGGTTATAATGGAA atATTTGAAGTTGCTCCAACATTTTTTATGGTGGACATTCAAAAAGCAGCCGGAGATGCTAGCGAGTACCTCAAG TTTTACAAGAGTTTTTGTGGCAATCTGGACGATATCATCTGGAAACCACCTAATGAATCGAGCAAATCAAGGTTCTCTAAGAGCAGGAGTAAAAGGAGATGA